A window of Eucalyptus grandis isolate ANBG69807.140 chromosome 4, ASM1654582v1, whole genome shotgun sequence genomic DNA:
TTTTAAATGTGGACATTATTATAAACTCCTTTTCACATGATTAAAAAGCGAGTTCATTCAGGTTAATCATACCTAATAAATTAACGTTACCCTCATGCTAGTCATGgttaatcttttctctttcgttgGAGCAGCTAAAAGGAGGATCCAAGGATGGGACAGGACAATGAGCCATAGGACTGGCAGAATGCTGGACGGGAACTTCCAGCTGATGCATCTAACGTGGCTACCGGCGCACAACGGCATACTTCCCCACCGTTTTGGCCGCGAGACGGCCCATAATGTACAGCTGGCACACTGTGCAGGATGCCAAATGTAACCTCGATCCTGGAGAACACGCCGCTAACCGTTGATTCCCTGCTGCTTGCGAGGGTCCAGTCCTTATCCTTACTGTCCACTGTTTGGTTCCTGATCTTGCACCCAATTATgtgattttgtttgtttaataaGAAGCCAGGGCCTCTCTAAAGCACTTATTAGTTATTGTGATAATTTTCACTCATATGAATAGTCGGGACCAAAATAATTTCTCTACATGGACCAATTGTCTTTCTGAATGTAGGAAAACTTTCGTGCAAAAATGTGAAGCAATAGAGACTATAGACAAACACGAGTAACCTTGCAAAACAAGTAGATAGGTCAAATACGCTTAAAGATGCATATGTAGTAAAAATTCTCTGATAGTTCTGTCATTAATTCAGAAGTATGCCGACTtacatcaaaataaaatcacatatttGTATCTGTGAAAActaaactagaaaaataaaataaataaataaataaactagaaaattcTAAGTAATTGATAGCGATTGCCTTATTTGAATATGATCAATTTAAGATTCCACTATGGATGAAGAAATGATGTAACATCCTATATTTACAGTCTATTAAAAGTTCAACCgtttggctaataaatcagcAACGGATCTCGACTTCCCCACCAACACCATCGGTTGGAAATAACTCGACCTAGAGTTTAGAAGTGTTGGATTATTCGATTAAACAAACACCTTTCAATCTACAAAGGCTGTGGATCAACATCTTCAAGGCCAGCAACTTTTCATTGCCTTGGATTAGATTCCACCGAAACTTTGCAACTGAACCATCAGCTTAATCTTCAGATTTTTCTGGtataacaaaatcaattttcggTATCTCCTTGAGTTAGGTCATTTGTTTTGTCTCCTTTTTGGTCCCTATCTCTATCAAATGGTAGCTTCTTGTCTGCCACTTCTAGTGGACATtgatagagaaaatattaggtacaacATTGATTTCAActcaatgaaaaattatttcattcacCTTGAAACATGTGTTGCACGCAGAGGCGCACTTGTCAatcactctttttttctttttctccttctgttctttttccctctttcttgctttcactCTTCCCGAGACGACAAGAGATGTATGTCCCCTTCCATCACTAGCTCACCGGCATTTCAATCCTCTGATGTCCAGCTCGAGCTCAGTTGGCAAACTTGAGCATTAGATTTTGGATTTAAGGTCAAGCGAGCCCTAGATTTGTGATCTAGAGCTCGACTCAAACTTAAATCTGGGTTGATTTTTGGTCAACCAAGATCGGCGTCGGCAACGAATAAGGTGGAAGTGACGGTGTGGTTCGTCGACACAGCGTAAGGCCTTGATGTCATAGATAGGTTCCTAACATAAATTCTCTAACACCACCCTAACAATTTAGTTGCATCGTGATTCTATCAATCATTGAGTTATGTTCTGTACCTTCATAAGATTGGAAAATGTCGGACCGAGGCACATAGGATGGCGTTAGTGCTCCATGCAGAACTTTTTAGCTCactttgaaaacaaaaaattggtCTTGCTTTTTAATTGTCAAGTCAACTTAATTAAAGATGAACATTTCCGACGCATAGGACAATGACAAGATTTCCGTGGCTTTAGATCATAGGTAGTAGATTGATAGGAATCCTTAATTAGGTCCCCTTGCACACTAGCTACGCCAATTTCAGTGAGTCATCTCCATGTAAAACATGTTAGCTTACCTTTCCTTTTAACACttggtcttgctttttcttCGTGTCAGATCGCGAAACACATGATAGGGTTTGTTCTCCATGCAAGGCATGCAAAGTCAATCATCAAGCTGGCATTGCTATACCATAATGCCCACCGCCTAAAAACCACGTTGGTCATCAGATTTCTCGAAATATTTACTAAACACCGAAATAGAATTGGGAGTGGGCCACCAATTAATTATCAACTTTGATACTATTTATTAGGAATGCACAGGAAAATTCTAATACTTTTACTTGAGGAGATCGCCAAGAGAGGCCCATGACCACCCAATATTAGTATCAGAAGCTAGGTTACCAAGAAGTCTAGATCCAATAGTCACTCGAAGAGAGTTACTGATGCTCTCATCTAAATATGCGtgtgagggggagattgttggagttTATGTCGCATTGATTATAGAAGGGACTTGTGGTCTGTTTATAAGTGTAAGAAAAAACCTCACCTTTTAAGCTTTCAGGGGTGAGATTGGCCAAAAACCACTAAACTCACATAACATACTACTCCCATGTTGGCTGGTCTGATACTCACATTGCTGTTTGATCTCTCGGCTTTCTTAAAGTTCGTACTTTTAGCCATCAAGCCCTCTATGTTACTTTTCTAATAATTGCCCTGCAACTTCTAACATTCTTTTGAGGAAAGTGCAGACTTCACTTCCTCGACGGATATATCTCACTCCCTTTCATGAACGAATTAGGAAAGTGCTCATAAGAATTGGGTAAAGAACAAAGCAGCATAATGGCTTGCTATTGATCAATATCATCTCATCCACATTCGTTTGATCATTGATGACTTTATCAAACTCAATTGTGATCATGAGTCGACTTCCCTTAACCATCTTATAGGTAAAGAAAAGTTGGATCAAGAAAAGTTTCTTCATGAGCAATTTAGATATATACAACTCTTCAAGTTTTGCTCAATCTACAGTTGCACTCTTCTTATCTACAACATAACCAAAATGTCATTCCCCAAGTTCAAGAGAATAATTTTCCTAGCCGTTTTCAAGATATCAGCCTTTCCCTTCAGATTTCATACTCTAGGGAAACTTATCATCTCCCCCAACGCTAAATCCAAGCCTTGGGTCTCAAGCAGCTCCTGCTTCTTAATGAGCCTCAAGCTATAACAAATTCTGCTAGCGAATTCCACCAACTCGAGCTTTGTTGAATCATAGCCATAATTGCAGACAGACAAAATTCTCAGAGCAGTCGACCAACGATAGCCATAGGCTGTTTTACAATTTGTTATGACCAGCGGGGAACCGTAAACAAACGAAataattgaagaaagaatttcaAACCTAAACAATGGTGATTTTGGTAGTTTGATGGTGTGCCTAATCCGTGGGTAAAAATCGACTATATGGTTCCACTATAATCAAGATGAAGAGGAGTAAAATCACTAGAACCTCACATTCAAGTGCTTCCCAACCCTAAATACATCCAAACCAACATgaatcaataaaaaagaaaggagatttATTTAACTCTCAACTTTCTTGGATGAGTATTCTCAAAAGCTCTCTAGAGTATTCACAAGTTGTGTACAAAATAAACATCAACATAGGGTTATAAGAACTAGTAAGTGCATAATCAAAGTCACATCGGAGTGGACCCCGATCAAGATAGGTAGATTTTAtcagtttggttttttttttataattttttttcccttctcagAAGTCATTTTGCTGTGAAGACCAAAGTCAAGGTAGGCCAGAGAGGTAATTTAAAAACTCATTGTTTGGTTTAAAAAGTTGTCTAAATaaaatcttttttccttccgCTTAAAGCGAGCTGGAGGATAGAAGCTTCCTTTTTGCAAACTCCTCAATCGTCTGATCTAGTGGTAAGTTAGATAAATAACGAGGCATAAGGCGTAATTGTTATGTCACTTCGACGTAGGATGCCGCCCAGCATGCCAGCATGGCACTTAACAGCATATCAATTGCCGTTTATTTTTCTAAGGGCGGGATcatataaaaaaagaatacatAGCTCAAGAATTCaattggacaaaaaagaaactcaagaaattgatgaagtttaGAGAGTGACGTAGttttatcactttctttatactttttcttttcttttgggttgaaactttcttttttacttgGATAGCTCTCCATTTGCAGGTACaatcaaataaacaaaattcttttcaaggtATTCACttcaaaagtaaataattttgggCCGCGTTTTTCTCCATCACTAACATGGACCTCCGTTACATTTTTTCTTAGTTAAGTGTGCATATGACGATGTCCATGTTAATATAACTTATAGGTCAAATGTTTGGTTTGAGGACAAGAAAAATATGACCCATTCTTTCttggtttttcaaaaattatcacaacaatcaatctcaattttcGTGTAGGTGCTTTAAAATTAAGCAAAGTTAGGGCATATATTGTCGGTGTAAAGATAAATTTAAACAATGGGTCTCAACAATCCTTAAtctgataaattttaatttctcacTCTCTTCCTTTCATCAAATCAAGGATGGTTAAACTGTttgtagaaaaataaaattcataccACCGTTGTATTCTATAATTAGGCTTAAAATTAATTGGTGATTGTGACTGCTTATCTAAAGTAGTAAACTTCAGGACTTCCTAATCCTTGGCCCTCGGCCAAAGCCGCATCAGTTAAAAGGGACCTCAAAGCATCACCCATATGGTTTCACCGCGCATTCATTCCCTCTTCACACTATAATAAGTATAAAAGATCCTTCTCCATCATCGGCATCGGTGCTCCACTTTTCCGCTCTCTTTAGAGAGGGTTGATGATTATCAACATGTCTAGGTTCTGGGGTAAAGGTCAATGGCTAAAAATTGAGCCCCAACTACTAAGAATTGAGGCACTGCTGGCCATCACTGCTGCAATCTTAGTCTTCCTTGGGGTCTTCGGCTCGTTCAGGCGATGCTGCAGCAACCGTGCATTTGCATTGGTCGCATTCACAGCCTATAGTCTTTTTCCTGCCATCATCGCGTACACGCTTGGCCTTATCCAAAGCGCTCCTTTCTGCAGTTTGCATCTCCCCATATGGCTGGCTTATCTGGTGATAGTTCTCGGGAGTGCAGACTCCTACACTGCACACAGCATTGAAGACATTGAACAGTGGAAGTCATTCAGCGTCGACTCTGCCGCTAAATGTTTCATGGCAAGCTGGATAATTGCTTCATGCGTGGTCGGccattcaaagaaaatattgtgcGCGGTGTTTCTTTTTGTCATtctattcatgaaaattgatgAAAGAGCACGAGCTTTGATGTTTGCAAGCAATTCTGTGATGCAGAAGAACTCCAAGTTAGTAGTAGACTACATGAGCACCCTCTACGAGAGGAGAGATCGCAAAGAAGATGACGCTACAATAAATCCCGCTAAAATAGATCCCACTACAATGGTGGGCGGGTGCAAGTACTTGGTGAGAGTGCCAAAAGAGGCAAAGGTGCTATCATTGTTCTCCACACAGATATGCTGGCCAAAGCCAGCACAGTGGGAGGATGGGAAAGCACCGCGGCATCGACAAAAACTATTGATGACAGATGAAGTTATCACTGTCGAAAAGGTTTGGCAATGCAAAGAAAGGCTTTTAGATGTAAGCAGAGGAGACCCAGATAACCGACTCAAGGATCTTTGCCTGTCTTTTTCGCTCTTCAAGTTCATCTGCCTGAGATTCACTGGCTGTTCATTGCCCCAAGGTGCTCACGACAATTTACGTAGCCTGATTAAAGATATTCTTTCCGAAAGGAATGGTCATGAGCGAGTTTTCAGACTCATCGAAATAGAACTTGCATTTCTTTTCGATTTATTCTACACCAAATACCCAGTGAATCTCAGCCCATGTCGGTTGGTGTGTAAATTTACTCTGCTCGCCATTTTGGTTGCTGCTGCTCTGTATTCACTCTACTTGGCGATTTTTTTCTATGGAGAATGGAATTGGTCTGAGGAAGAGCGGTTTGCTGTTTTGGTAACCATGTTGTTGATGATTTCAATCCTTGTCGTTGAATTTGCTCAGTTTGGCATCATGATTTTCTCAGAATGGGCAAAAGTGATATACATATGCAAGTATGTGCAAAGCAAGTGGTTGCAAAGCAACAGATGTGCTGTGAAGTTGATCGAGATAATGTGCAGAGTTAGTTTACTGAAGCCTTGGGGAAGACAGCTCCATCAATACTCGCTCCTCCAATCATATAGCTATTCTCCATGGAAGTGTACACATAATAAACTCACTGCTGCTTACTTCGACTTGAAAAGGAACGGTCAGAAAAAAATTGCTCCCACCAATTTGCCTGACGAAGTGACAGAGGCGATCTCTTGGTCTCTAAGGaacaagaaggagaaagagtCTTTAAGGCTCAATGGCTTGTCTAAAGAAGAGCTCTTATCGGCATGTCATCTTGAGACAACCACTCATGTTATATTGGTCTGGCACATAGCAACCACATTCTGTGAGCATGAAGCACCTCCAACAGATTCTCAACTTTCACAAGAACAGAGAAACATAGCAACTAAACAGAGAATCATAGCAACTAAGTTATCGCGATATCTTGCTTATTTGGTCGCTTTTGCCCCAAGGTTGCTCCCTGATCAAGCTTGCAGGACCGAATACATATTTGATTGTGCTGTCAGCGAAGCCAGGAAAATTTTCCCGGGATCCTCGGTTTCAATGGACGACAGGATTCAAGAGCTAAAGAACATTGACAGCGTGTGGAATGAAACCATCATTGGTCGAGGCGCACAGCTAGGAACACAACTTGTTCGAGAAAACGTGGATGTTTGGAAGGTCTTGGCTGACTTCTGGGTTGAAATGATGTTGTATGTAGCTCCTTCGGATGATGTAGCGGCTCATGCTAAGTACCTCACTACGGGGGGCGAGTTTGTGACTCATGTATGGGTTTTGGTCTCTCACATGGGTATCATAAGAGATCCATGCAATGGTGAGCAACATAATGATCTAGAGGGGAACTGAACTTGGTCTTATGTTATGATGTCATATGCATA
This region includes:
- the LOC104442580 gene encoding uncharacterized protein LOC104442580; this encodes MSRFWGKGQWLKIEPQLLRIEALLAITAAILVFLGVFGSFRRCCSNRAFALVAFTAYSLFPAIIAYTLGLIQSAPFCSLHLPIWLAYLVIVLGSADSYTAHSIEDIEQWKSFSVDSAAKCFMASWIIASCVVGHSKKILCAVFLFVILFMKIDERARALMFASNSVMQKNSKLVVDYMSTLYERRDRKEDDATINPAKIDPTTMVGGCKYLVRVPKEAKVLSLFSTQICWPKPAQWEDGKAPRHRQKLLMTDEVITVEKVWQCKERLLDVSRGDPDNRLKDLCLSFSLFKFICLRFTGCSLPQGAHDNLRSLIKDILSERNGHERVFRLIEIELAFLFDLFYTKYPVNLSPCRLVCKFTLLAILVAAALYSLYLAIFFYGEWNWSEEERFAVLVTMLLMISILVVEFAQFGIMIFSEWAKVIYICKYVQSKWLQSNRCAVKLIEIMCRVSLLKPWGRQLHQYSLLQSYSYSPWKCTHNKLTAAYFDLKRNGQKKIAPTNLPDEVTEAISWSLRNKKEKESLRLNGLSKEELLSACHLETTTHVILVWHIATTFCEHEAPPTDSQLSQEQRNIATKQRIIATKLSRYLAYLVAFAPRLLPDQACRTEYIFDCAVSEARKIFPGSSVSMDDRIQELKNIDSVWNETIIGRGAQLGTQLVRENVDVWKVLADFWVEMMLYVAPSDDVAAHAKYLTTGGEFVTHVWVLVSHMGIIRDPCNGEQHNDLEGN